The region CGGCAGTCAATTCGAACCGGGCCATCATGACAGACGCCGTTCTCCTCCGCGACGCGACCGAAGCCGATCTTTCCGCCATCCGCGATATCTACAATCACGCCGTCGAGCACACGACGGCGATCTGGAACGATACGCTTGTCGATCTCGAAAACCGGCGGGAATGGATGCGGGCGCGCAAGGCCCGCGGCTTTCCGGTCATCGTCGCCGAGCTGTCGGGCAAGGTCGCCGGCTATGCCTCCTATGGCGATTGGCGGACCTTCGACGGCTACCGCCATACCGTCGAGCATTCCGTCTATGTCGACAAGGATTGCCGCGGCGCCGGCATCGGCGAGCGGCTGATGCGCGAGCTGATCGTCCGAGCCGCAGCCGGCAATATCCATGTGATGATCGCCGGCATCGAGGCCGAGAACACCGCTTCGATCCGGCTGCACGAAAAGCTCGGTTTCCGCATCGCCGGCAGATTTTCCGAGGTCGGCACCAAGTTCGGCCGCTGGCTGGACCTGACCTGCATGGAGCTTCGCCTGCCTTCGGCCTGACCCGGCAATCTCTAAGGCCCCCCTCGGCAAGCCATTGTGAACGGCGCTCGCCATCTTTTTATTGTAGTCTGAGCTGTGTAAGAAGAGGAGGCAGCCTGCTTCGCGGGTGGCCTCGGAATGGTATGGAGGTGAACAGTTCAATGGCAATGCATGGATCGTCGCCCGGTCTCCTTGCCCTCGTCCTTCTGGCATTTTCGTCGGTCGTCGCCGGGGCCGCCGATTGCGGCAGCCTAGCCTCGCCCAAGCTCGACTGGCAGGAATGCACCAAGAAGAACCTGATGCTGCAGGGCAGTGATCTCGAAGGCGCCAATCTCTTCGGCACCGATTTCTCGCTGACCGATCTCGCTGGCGCCAATGTCAAATCCGCCAATCTCGAAAAGGCGACTTTGGTACGCGCCTCGCTCGAGGGCGCCCATGCCGAAGGCGCCAACTTCGCCAAGATCGAGGCCTATCGCGCCAGCTTCGCCAATATTGCCGCCGAAGGCGCGTCCTTTGCCGGCGCCGAGCTGCAGCGCGCCAATTTCGCCGGCGCCCGGCTTGCCGGCGCCAGCTTCGAAAAGGCCGAACTCGGCCGCGCCGATTTCGACAAGGCGGTGCTGACGGGCGCGAAATTCGCTTTTGCCAATCTCTCCCGTGCCGATCTCTCCAACGCCACTTTCGAAGGCCCGGCGATATTCGAGCGCGCCTTCATGTTCCTGACCCGCATCGAAGGCCTCGACCTCTCGGCCGCATCCGGCCTCGAACAGGCCCAGATCGACCTTGCCTGCGGCGACACCTCCACCAAGCTCCCCGCCGGCCTGTCGGCGCCGACGAGCTGGCCATGCCCTGCCGAGCATGAGTGATCAGGCAAGACTCGCCAGCCGGATCGTCGCGCTGCAGGCGCGGTTTTGCGCCGAAAGCTGCCCCTCACCCTAACCCTCTCCCCGTAAAACGGGGCGAGGGGACGTGCTTCGCGAGAGCTGCGGGGGACGGAGAGGTCACGGCATATCCCCTTCGCCCCGCGTGCGGGGAGAAGGTGGCGGCAGGCGGATGAGGGGCAGGCTGACTCCTGCGCCGAACGCCTATTCCCCCGGCTCGAACACCATGGAATGGCCGTTGATGCAGTAGCGCAGGCCGGTGGGCGG is a window of Rhizobium sp. N324 DNA encoding:
- a CDS encoding GNAT family N-acetyltransferase, coding for MTDAVLLRDATEADLSAIRDIYNHAVEHTTAIWNDTLVDLENRREWMRARKARGFPVIVAELSGKVAGYASYGDWRTFDGYRHTVEHSVYVDKDCRGAGIGERLMRELIVRAAAGNIHVMIAGIEAENTASIRLHEKLGFRIAGRFSEVGTKFGRWLDLTCMELRLPSA
- a CDS encoding pentapeptide repeat-containing protein; the encoded protein is MAMHGSSPGLLALVLLAFSSVVAGAADCGSLASPKLDWQECTKKNLMLQGSDLEGANLFGTDFSLTDLAGANVKSANLEKATLVRASLEGAHAEGANFAKIEAYRASFANIAAEGASFAGAELQRANFAGARLAGASFEKAELGRADFDKAVLTGAKFAFANLSRADLSNATFEGPAIFERAFMFLTRIEGLDLSAASGLEQAQIDLACGDTSTKLPAGLSAPTSWPCPAEHE